One Gelria sp. Kuro-4 DNA segment encodes these proteins:
- a CDS encoding alanine--tRNA ligase-related protein produces the protein MTERLYWQEPNKAEFTATIKRVVPSPGTASQSREADDPSWGLVLDRTLFYPEGGGQPADTGVLELEGEGVQYTVKEVHEEDGAIVHVAALPAAPEAGTRRQVPFVPGACVRGRIDWERRFDHMQQHSGQHVLSQAFLTVLGAHTTGFHLGADYVSIDLDVAEPSAEQVERVERLANEVVFQDLPVTAREYLPDELPEGVRRRIPKPVAKIRVVHIGAFDACACGGTHVTATGRIGLIKINEITRAHGGTRVIFRCGWRALADYRDKETALLAAAQALKRPPAEVATGIEALAARAEKGEKEAQELRRALLDLEAKALAQEEPGGILVRALAGRAVDELRYLARAAAAARGTPVVLFAREPRFSVVIARGADPGFDARAAATRLGAVLGVRGGGSPEVAQLGGRAALPGGDADVAAKIRQVLAAL, from the coding sequence GTGACCGAGCGTCTTTACTGGCAAGAGCCAAATAAAGCGGAATTCACCGCAACCATCAAGCGTGTAGTTCCGTCGCCTGGCACGGCCTCACAAAGCCGTGAAGCGGATGACCCAAGCTGGGGCCTGGTCCTGGACCGCACCTTGTTTTACCCAGAGGGTGGCGGTCAACCCGCGGACACCGGCGTGCTGGAGCTGGAAGGTGAGGGCGTACAGTACACGGTGAAAGAGGTGCACGAAGAAGACGGCGCCATTGTACACGTGGCAGCGCTGCCGGCCGCGCCTGAGGCGGGAACCAGACGGCAGGTGCCGTTCGTGCCCGGCGCCTGCGTGCGCGGCCGCATCGACTGGGAGCGGCGCTTCGACCACATGCAGCAGCACAGCGGGCAGCACGTGCTGTCGCAGGCGTTTCTTACCGTGCTAGGCGCGCACACCACGGGCTTTCACCTGGGGGCCGATTACGTGAGCATTGACCTGGATGTGGCAGAGCCGAGCGCGGAACAGGTGGAACGGGTCGAACGGCTGGCGAACGAGGTAGTCTTTCAGGACCTACCGGTGACGGCGCGCGAGTACCTGCCGGACGAGCTGCCGGAAGGGGTACGCCGGCGCATCCCCAAGCCGGTGGCCAAGATACGCGTGGTTCACATCGGCGCTTTTGATGCCTGTGCCTGTGGCGGAACCCACGTCACCGCCACGGGGAGGATCGGGCTCATCAAGATAAATGAAATAACCCGGGCGCACGGCGGCACCCGGGTGATCTTCCGCTGCGGCTGGCGGGCCCTCGCGGACTACCGGGACAAAGAGACGGCACTCCTTGCCGCGGCCCAGGCGCTCAAGCGGCCGCCGGCGGAGGTGGCGACCGGCATAGAGGCGCTCGCGGCTCGGGCGGAAAAAGGCGAAAAAGAAGCTCAGGAGCTGCGGCGGGCCCTGCTTGATCTTGAAGCCAAGGCGCTGGCGCAGGAAGAGCCGGGCGGGATCCTGGTGCGCGCCCTGGCTGGAAGGGCGGTGGACGAGCTCCGGTACCTCGCCCGCGCTGCGGCCGCAGCCCGGGGGACGCCGGTGGTGCTCTTTGCGCGCGAACCCCGCTTTAGCGTCGTTATCGCGCGCGGCGCCGATCCAGGCTTTGATGCCCGCGCTGCCGCCACCCGGTTAGGGGCGGTGCTGGGCGTGCGGGGCGGTGGGTCGCCGGAGGTGGCCCAACTGGGCGGCCGCGCGGCGCTGCCGGGCGGCGATGCAGATGTGGCGGCGAAGATCCGGCAAGTGCTCGCGGCTCTTTAG
- a CDS encoding CoA-binding protein codes for MPGYPYSDEQLRSLIARARTIAVVGLSAAEHKASYQVAAYLKAHGFWIIPVNPTLDSVLAEKAYPSLDDVPEPVDIVDVFRPGETILPIVQAALRRKFPVLWLQLGIHNQEAENLARTAGLTVVTDRCLMIEHRRLFS; via the coding sequence ATGCCTGGCTACCCGTACAGCGATGAACAGCTGCGCAGCCTGATCGCCCGCGCCCGCACCATCGCCGTGGTGGGGCTTTCGGCCGCCGAGCACAAGGCCAGCTATCAGGTGGCCGCCTATCTTAAGGCCCACGGCTTCTGGATTATCCCGGTAAACCCCACCCTCGACTCCGTGCTAGCTGAAAAGGCCTACCCCTCGCTGGACGACGTGCCGGAACCCGTGGACATTGTCGATGTCTTCCGGCCCGGCGAAACCATCCTCCCCATCGTCCAGGCCGCCCTGCGCCGCAAGTTCCCGGTGCTCTGGCTGCAGCTCGGCATTCACAACCAGGAAGCTGAAAACCTGGCCCGCACCGCCGGCCTAACCGTAGTAACCGATCGCTGCCTGATGATAGAGCACCGGCGGCTTTTCAGCTAA
- a CDS encoding CD1871A family CXXC motif-containing protein, translated as MFRRNRLGLALLTAGVVLVALGLLRGEAEAVFEKAASLCLECIGIG; from the coding sequence ATGTTCCGGCGCAATCGCCTTGGCCTGGCACTGCTCACAGCCGGGGTCGTCCTCGTTGCTCTGGGCCTACTCCGGGGCGAAGCGGAAGCCGTGTTCGAGAAGGCGGCCAGCCTGTGCCTCGAGTGCATCGGGATCGGTTAG
- a CDS encoding 4Fe-4S binding protein has protein sequence MRRRLVQALSALLANANLPGFIEGRIYQGRLKSVCAPFLNCYSCPGALGACPVGSFQSLAAGFSHTASLYVLGFLTAVGAAGGRFVCGWLCPFGFIQELLHRLSPRRWALPRVLEYLKWPVLLLTVLLPFYWRDAVGLAEPYYCKYVCPAGTLEAGLPLVGRRTELAALVGPLFFLKVGILAVLVAAAVFVWRPFCRTLCPLGAFYGLFNRVSLFRLQVDGARCTSCGACARRCPAGLKPHRDSNPSACVRCLECTQACPTQALTFGSGAKAPAFTPAAKEA, from the coding sequence GTGCGCCGTCGCCTCGTACAGGCTCTTTCCGCCCTCCTGGCCAACGCCAACCTGCCCGGGTTTATTGAGGGGCGGATCTACCAGGGCCGCCTAAAGTCGGTCTGCGCTCCCTTTCTCAACTGCTATTCCTGCCCGGGGGCGCTGGGTGCCTGCCCCGTGGGCTCTTTCCAGTCCCTGGCGGCCGGCTTCAGCCACACCGCTTCGCTTTATGTGCTGGGTTTCTTGACGGCCGTGGGGGCGGCCGGAGGCCGCTTCGTTTGCGGCTGGCTCTGCCCGTTTGGTTTCATTCAAGAGCTCCTGCACCGCCTGAGCCCACGCCGCTGGGCCTTACCGCGTGTCCTGGAATACCTCAAATGGCCGGTACTGCTTCTTACGGTGTTGCTGCCCTTCTATTGGCGGGATGCCGTGGGGCTGGCTGAACCATACTACTGCAAATACGTCTGCCCCGCCGGCACCCTGGAAGCCGGGCTACCGCTCGTCGGCCGGCGCACAGAGCTGGCCGCGTTGGTGGGGCCTTTGTTCTTTCTCAAAGTGGGTATCTTGGCGGTGCTGGTGGCAGCCGCTGTGTTCGTCTGGCGGCCCTTCTGCCGCACCCTCTGTCCTTTGGGCGCTTTTTACGGTCTCTTCAACCGGGTGAGCCTCTTCCGGCTCCAGGTGGACGGTGCCCGCTGCACTTCCTGCGGCGCCTGTGCCCGGCGTTGCCCGGCCGGGCTCAAGCCACACCGCGATTCCAACCCCTCTGCCTGCGTGCGCTGCCTGGAGTGCACCCAGGCCTGTCCAACCCAGGCCCTCACCTTTGGCAGCGGGGCAAAGGCCCCTGCCTTTACTCCAGCCGCGAAGGAGGCGTGA
- a CDS encoding redoxin domain-containing protein, translating to MREVLQLQPELPKLKEQGLDFYIIAAGSERDLRAFFGRTKLEATVVWDKKLDIFRTYEVDGIPASFFVDRKGKIRDQRLGWTSSSLTEFKSTVKLLSEEK from the coding sequence GTGCGCGAGGTGCTGCAGTTGCAGCCGGAACTTCCTAAACTGAAAGAGCAGGGACTGGACTTTTACATCATCGCTGCGGGTAGCGAACGGGACCTAAGGGCTTTCTTCGGCCGTACCAAGCTGGAGGCGACGGTTGTTTGGGATAAGAAGCTGGACATCTTCCGCACTTACGAGGTGGACGGCATCCCGGCCAGCTTCTTCGTCGACAGGAAGGGGAAAATCCGCGACCAGCGCCTGGGCTGGACTTCCAGTTCCCTCACAGAGTTTAAGAGCACCGTGAAGCTACTGAGCGAAGAGAAGTAG